Proteins co-encoded in one Cytophaga hutchinsonii ATCC 33406 genomic window:
- a CDS encoding HAEPLYID family protein: MKQLLSFIICIISMYSVLAQNPVLPKVSHAEPLYMDLIRDLGARRGEQELNVGGSIQKNNQYISYGSFIEYEFALFNRFDMEVEVPLAFYQVLPFENTNPALNPKNRMEGIKVSAQYTFLVSPEKKLSMAVAYTNQFLFHSFKTLSNENKLAKGNLYSPFLITAKKWGANMHTMLIAGPLYEQMFSSTANSLGYQVHASMFYAFLKKNFAGAELNHVYLNDSYSTILHPQIKYNVSSSIAVGLVTAIPINQAYEPSVFFRFIYEPKRK, encoded by the coding sequence ATGAAACAACTCCTATCTTTTATTATCTGTATTATAAGCATGTATTCTGTACTGGCGCAGAATCCTGTTTTACCTAAAGTAAGCCATGCCGAACCGTTATACATGGACCTGATCCGTGACCTTGGTGCAAGGCGCGGCGAACAGGAATTAAATGTTGGCGGCAGTATTCAAAAAAACAATCAATATATTTCGTACGGCAGTTTTATAGAATACGAATTTGCTTTGTTCAATCGCTTCGACATGGAAGTTGAAGTGCCGCTTGCATTTTATCAGGTGCTGCCGTTTGAAAATACAAATCCTGCGCTCAATCCTAAAAACAGAATGGAAGGAATAAAAGTATCTGCGCAATACACCTTTTTAGTTTCTCCTGAAAAGAAGTTATCCATGGCTGTAGCATATACCAATCAATTTCTGTTTCATTCTTTTAAAACACTAAGCAATGAAAATAAATTAGCCAAAGGAAATTTATACAGTCCGTTTTTAATTACAGCAAAAAAATGGGGGGCAAATATGCATACCATGCTTATCGCCGGACCACTTTATGAGCAGATGTTTTCTTCAACTGCAAATTCCCTGGGATATCAGGTACATGCAAGCATGTTTTATGCATTCTTAAAAAAGAATTTTGCCGGTGCGGAATTAAATCATGTGTATTTGAATGACAGCTATTCAACAATTCTGCATCCCCAGATAAAATATAACGTTTCTTCTTCAATCGCTGTTGGCCTTGTAACAGCCATA
- a CDS encoding sensor histidine kinase codes for MRLHNYTLLYISVALFFIISVWAATFYFQMLDEVYDSIDDNLENYKLLIIQKAHKDSSILQKTSFDESNYAIRKITDLEIHKRKDVFKDTSMYMLNEDDLETVRLLKTVFTINHSDYYELRIISSMVEEDDLIEDLFYSLIWLYIILLISIFIVNTVLLKKIWKPFYGLLKQLESFSLHSSNFNTPQTNVHEFKLLNTAISDLLKKNIELYNSQKQFIENASHELQTPLAISINKLELLAEKNDLSESDLSMVASAIENLHRLTRLNKSLLLLSKIENKQFTDEAQISIAEICERLTTDFSDLASFKNISLKYVNQADVSVKMNKDLADVLLSNLIKNAIVHTPANGSVQIITEAHAVTIQNSGDTALDEKNIFMRFYKNSAEKNTTGLGLAIVKTIADKYKFKIFYSYQGMHKIKIGF; via the coding sequence ATGAGGTTACACAACTATACATTACTCTACATATCTGTTGCACTTTTTTTCATCATTAGTGTTTGGGCGGCCACGTTTTATTTCCAGATGCTCGATGAAGTGTACGATAGTATCGATGATAACCTTGAAAATTACAAACTGCTCATTATTCAAAAGGCACATAAAGATTCTTCTATTCTTCAAAAAACATCTTTTGATGAAAGCAATTATGCCATCCGTAAAATTACCGATCTGGAAATACATAAAAGAAAAGATGTGTTTAAAGATACAAGCATGTATATGCTTAACGAAGACGATCTGGAAACCGTGCGTTTACTAAAAACTGTTTTTACAATAAACCATTCCGATTATTATGAATTACGCATCATTTCATCTATGGTTGAGGAAGATGATCTTATCGAAGATCTTTTTTATTCACTCATCTGGCTCTATATCATTTTACTGATCAGTATTTTTATTGTTAATACTGTTTTATTAAAAAAAATCTGGAAACCATTTTATGGTTTATTGAAGCAGCTGGAAAGCTTCAGTTTACATTCCAGCAACTTCAATACTCCGCAAACAAATGTACATGAGTTTAAACTGTTGAATACTGCCATTTCTGATCTTCTAAAAAAGAATATAGAACTCTATAACAGTCAAAAACAATTTATAGAAAATGCTTCGCATGAATTACAGACACCTCTTGCTATAAGTATTAACAAGCTGGAGCTGCTGGCAGAAAAAAATGATCTTTCAGAATCTGATCTGTCCATGGTAGCTTCTGCAATCGAAAATCTGCATCGCCTGACGCGTTTAAATAAATCCTTACTATTACTATCTAAAATTGAAAACAAACAATTTACCGATGAAGCACAGATTTCGATTGCTGAAATTTGTGAGCGCTTAACAACTGATTTTTCAGATCTGGCTTCCTTTAAAAATATTTCTCTTAAATATGTTAACCAAGCGGATGTTTCTGTAAAAATGAATAAAGATCTGGCAGATGTTTTATTAAGCAATTTAATTAAAAATGCCATTGTGCATACGCCGGCAAATGGTTCTGTACAAATTATTACTGAAGCGCATGCGGTAACCATTCAAAACTCCGGGGATACCGCGCTTGATGAAAAAAATATTTTTATGCGCTTTTATAAAAATTCCGCTGAAAAAAACACTACCGGTCTCGGGCTCGCTATTGTAAAAACAATTGCCGACAAATATAAATTCAAGATCTTTTATTCCTATCAGGGAATGCATAAAATTAAAATCGGGTTTTAA
- a CDS encoding response regulator transcription factor, with protein sequence MKILVIEDEVSMQEIVQETLEKELYVVESATTYQSALDKIISFDYDCILLDIMLPDGSGFDILKELKRLDKASNVIIISAKNSIEDKVAGLNLGADDYLIKPFHIAELTARVKSVLRRKTLKGKNELEINNVKIQFEDRVAFINNEPIALNRKEFDVLAYFMVNKNRLINKTSLAEHVWGDFTDESDDFEFIYSQIKNLRKKLKDQQAAIEIQAVYGIGYKLIAL encoded by the coding sequence ATGAAAATTTTAGTGATCGAAGATGAAGTTTCCATGCAGGAAATAGTTCAGGAAACACTCGAAAAGGAATTGTATGTTGTAGAATCAGCAACCACGTATCAGAGCGCTTTGGACAAAATTATTTCGTTTGATTACGATTGTATTTTACTTGATATTATGCTGCCCGATGGAAGTGGTTTTGATATTTTAAAAGAATTGAAACGGCTTGACAAAGCAAGTAACGTCATTATTATTTCAGCAAAAAATTCTATTGAAGATAAAGTTGCAGGACTTAATCTTGGTGCGGATGATTATTTAATCAAGCCCTTTCATATTGCGGAACTAACAGCACGCGTTAAATCTGTGCTTAGGAGAAAAACATTGAAGGGGAAAAATGAACTCGAGATCAACAATGTTAAGATTCAGTTTGAAGACCGCGTTGCGTTTATAAACAATGAACCTATTGCACTGAACAGAAAAGAGTTTGACGTGCTGGCTTATTTTATGGTAAACAAAAACAGGCTCATAAATAAAACTTCTTTAGCCGAACATGTATGGGGCGACTTTACCGATGAATCAGATGATTTTGAATTCATTTATTCGCAAATAAAAAATCTGCGTAAAAAATTAAAGGATCAACAAGCTGCAATCGAAATTCAGGCAGTTTACGGCATTGGTTATAAGCTTATCGCTTTATGA